The sequence TGTCATAGTTTTGCGCCAATAATGTGTTAATTGTGTGGGCAGGAGGGGCGGATACCGTCAAGAGGATAGGGATTGATTTTCATATTGAATATGCAAACATGCTAAATAATTCATAAGTTCGGATGATTGATCTTTGTCTAATCTAGAATCTTCGTAATTTGGTGGCAGCAGTGCTGTTTAATGGCGAGGTTAATTGTGTTCCTTGGTATATTCGCTAAGGGTATTATTGCTTAAGAGCACAAGGGTGCGAATCAATGCTGCTAATGCGAAGAATAGGCTTGCAGTATGTTATCATAATATGCTATATAAGCATGCAATAAATCTTGATGAAGTCGAATAACGGCGGTTGGAGGAATGTTTAATGAATGAGATCTTTGAAGCGATAAAAAATCGCATCAGCAATCCTGTATTCGGTTATTATGTGATAGCGTTTTCTGTCGCAAACTGGGACTCATTATTTTATGCAATTGTAAGCAATAACGATGTTATCGATAGAATTGATTATTTTAAAGCACATGCTGACTTGTCTACGTTGGTTTATTATCCACTTGTGTGTTCGATAATAATTGCACTTTCTCATCATTGGATAATATTATTTGTTGAATATTTAAATCAATATCCAATGTTGAAATTATTATATATTAAAGAAAAACTCATTCATAATACAGCAGTACTTCATAATAATTTAGAATTACAAAGGAATAAATTGCTTGCCGAAGCGGAAAATACATTAATTGAAAGAGCAAGAAATTATGAAAATATAGAGGATATAAAAAATGAAGACATTAAAAGCGCACTAAAAAAAGAAATAGATGATTTACGTGAGCAATATAAATATCTCAGCAAAAATAAAGCTGAAAATCAGTCACAGTCAAAATATAGAGAAATGATGGATGCAGCAAATGATTATAGGTCTAAGGCTGGCATGGCGAATATTGCTAGGGAAGATAGAGATAAATATGAGCGCATGGCAATGAATTTAGAGGAGGAGGCGTACAACCTACTATTGCCCGATAGCCGTTCGAACAATGTCAGCAAAAGAATACGTAGGATAGCCTAGTTCTTCAGCGAATAGCCCCCCCCCCGCAGGACCACCGACCCCGGGACCTGTGCGCATATAGTGGGGCTGCTTCACAGATTTTTTGAATCAAAGCCTCTGGAATTATCAACACACCACATTGCCCTTAGCCGTTTAGTCGCAGAGCTGATATTCCGCATTGTGTACTAAATTTGTCCGAAAGGAGGGCTTAGGAAACACTAGGTAACTGAACCTTATTGTGGTGTCATAACTGGCTAAATGTTTTTATTATCAATAAGTTCAGGGTGTTAAATGTGAAACATCATGTGAAACATTAACGTGCCGCGTTTACAACCGGCAAACTGAGTGATAAAATATTATTTTGTTGTGAATTTAAGCTGGTACGTTCTGCTGGTACAATCATCCCGGAAGGCTACGGAGAGGCGAGAGATTTAGTCAATAAAAGTCCAATACTTCAGCAAGATAGCTATCAAAGTGTGTTCGAGTCCCCCCTTCGACACCATCTAACCATAAGCGTTTGAGATCACAACAAACGCCTGATTTTAAAAGCTCTCATGCTTCCAAGTGTTACACAAAGCTGTTACACAAGAGGCATGAGAGCTTTGTCTTTATGTAACCATCTTCAACGCCGTGGCTCATCCGGGAACTATTATTTCCGGGTTCGCATCCCATCCGACATCTTGGAGGTTTATGCCCCCAAGAAAGAGATCGTCTTCAGCCTCAAGACCAAAGACCCCAAGGAAGCCAAGGCCCGATGCAGGGTTGAAGCTGTCCGCATTGACCAAGAGTTCGACGAGCACCGTAGGCGGCTTGAGCTTGAGCGTCAGCAGCAGGAACAGCTTGCCCAGGCTCAAGGGGTAGGGGTGGCTTCATCCCCGGCGGCTCCTCTCACTGATCTTGATTCCATTCCCGACTACGAACTGGACAGGCTTGCCGTTCTCTACCTGCACGAAGTCCTGGCTCATGATGAGCAGGAGCGGACGGCTGGAAGTTCGGAGGCCCGGAAGGAGTGGGAAGAGAACCAAGAGTTCCTTCGCCAACTTCATGAACAGAAGGGAATGCCCTTCACACCTGAATCCTTCCCAACTCATGGTGTTGGCCTATCTCCGTCAACTATCCAACGTAAGCGTGAACGTGCACGGCTCTTCCTCCAGGCAGGAGGGAGCTACCTTGCCAGCGGCGATATCTCCATCATCCATGACAGGGCCTTGGCCTTCCTCGCTGCTCATGACCTCAAGGTTGAAGATCAAGTCGGTTCCCTTGCCTTCCGGCGGCTTTGCCTTTCGCTGATTCAGAAGGAGATGGATGCCCAGGAGGCCATTCTCAAACGGCTTGATGGTCAGTGGATACCAACGCCTCCGGCAAGCCAGAGCGTTGCTTACAGCGGCTCTCAAAGCGCGACTGCTGGACTTGTCATAGGTGCTCCCGTGGTTCTTCAAGTGAATGGCCAGGGACAAATCGTACAAGCCCAGACGCAAGAGGCTTCCATGATTCCATCGGAGGACAACCCCTGTCTGTCCACAATATGGGAAAGCTACCTCAAGGAGAGGAAGCCAGCACCTAGCACCATTAAGAATTTTGAAGGTGCTGTCCGTCGCTTCATTGAGCTTGTTGGCGATCTTCCGGTGAAGGCTGTCACGAAGTCCCACTTCAGACAGTACAAGGACGCCTTGCTCAAGTTTCCCGTTAGGCTCCCCCATTCCGTCCGCAAGAAGAGCATCCAGCAGGTCGTTGCCTTCGTGGAGAAGGAACGGCAGAAAGGGACGGCCTTTGAATTGCTGAACTCTAAGACGATCAACAACAAATACCTTGGAGCATTGAAGGCGATACTGGCCCATGCCGTGGACAACGGATTCATTGATGACAACCCCGCCAATCAGATCAGGGTTACCCACGATGCCGACAAGCACGGCGATAATGAACCGGCAACCCTACCGTACACGGAAGAAGAACTGAACGTCCTGTTCTCATCATCGTTCTTTGTCCCTGGCCAGGAGTGCAAGTTCAAGAAGCGGATGAAGCGTGACGCTGTGCTTGACTATCGGTGGCTTCCCATAGTGGCCTTGTTCACTGGGGCTAGGCTTGAGGAGATTGGCCAGCTTGATGTCGCTGATGTCATGGAAGAGGATGGAGTGAAGTTCTTGTTCATCCATGCCGACCAGAGCACCGAACGGCGACTCAAGAACAAGTCCTCCCGGCGCAAGGTTCCGATCCATCCCCGGCTTGTGGAGCTAGGCTTCCTTGAGTTCGTGAAGTTGAGGAGTAAGCAGGGAGCGATTAAGCTGTTTTCCACGTTGAAGGAGATGGGCGGGGCCAGGAAGGACAAGAGGACCGATGCCTTCTCCAAGTGGTGGAGGCGGTACACGGAAGCGATCGGCGTGAAGACCGGGAAGCAGAAGACCTTCCATTCCTTCCGGCATACATCCAAGAGGGCCTTGAGGAACGCAGGGGTTGATCCAAGCCTGACCGACGCGATCCACGGGCATACGAACAAGAGCATCTCGGCTCACTACGGCAGGGACAAGGACGGTATGGGGTATGCCTTGCCGGTGCTCCTTGAGGCGATCAGTAGGGCTACAATGGATCGGGTAATAATTCATAACCCAGAGGGAAACTAAGCTCATTTCATTGTCTTTATCAATATGGAGGGAGGTTGTATGTACTTTCGTCTGAGATGGAATAATGATGTTTCTTTAGATCTTCATGGTGAGCCAAGTCATTATATTTATGAGTATGTCGGTGATATAGTTGTGCATTCCGAGTGTGACTTTGGTAAGAATTGTCAAATAGTAGGGAAGTTCGAGTGTAGTTATGTGAATTCAGATATTGCCCTTAATGAGGGAATTGATTTCTTTGAACTGTTTGATCATTCATCGGAATTGATGGCATATTATGAATATATTTTTGATATGGATGATGGTGGGATTAAAGATGACATTAATGCGTTATTTAATGATGAGATTTTTGGACTAAATTTATTAGTGATCTCAAGGCTTGAGATCTTGCCTGATTTCAGACGAAATAATCTAGGGCTAAAGGTTATGGACTTTGTTGTGAATAGATTTGGATCAGGGGCTGGTCTCGTATTAATAAAGCCTTATCCTTTGCAGTTTGAATCTGAGCGACTTCATCATGATGATTGGTACAAAGAATTAAAATTAGAGTGTCTGTCCTCAGATCAAAGTTGTGCATTTCGCAAATTGAAAGATTACTACAGTAAAATTGGTTTTGTTGAAATCCCTGCTACTCCGTTTATGGGAAGAATTCCCTGATAATGCTGCGTAGTCGGGGAATGCTTGGTGGATCTTGAGTTTCCGTGAACATGTCAAATCGTCGGTTTTAACTATCTGATATTTAGAACAAATTGAATATATTGCCCTTTTAGAGTTACTGGTCTACCGAACTTTGAACAATCGGGAAGACGAATTGAACGATGACGGATATCTTATCCCAGGCGGAACGCTCAGTTCTGATGTCGAAAGTGAAGAGCACGAACACAAAGCCGGAGCGGATTCTTCGCTCTGGACTTCATCGGCTCGGCTTCAGATATCGCCTTAATTATAAAGCACTCCCTGGAAAGCCTGATCTGGTATTTCCAAAATATAAAGCTGTTATATTTGTACATGGATGTTATTGGCATAGGCACGTTGGGTGCAAACATGCAAGTACGCCAAACACAAACGTAGATTTTTGGAATTTAAAATTTTCTGAAAATATTAATCGCGACAAATTTGTTGAATCAGAGTTAATGAAAATGGGATGGAGGTTTCTCATAGTGTGGGAATGTGAATTGAAAAAGAAAAAAATTGAGACCATTATAAATGCAGTGCTCTGGTTGGATTCAAATGTTGTTTCTCTAACCGATGCTGAGAGTATAATTAAAGAAATTAATGTTTAATCACAAAAAATACTGTAAATTATAGTTATATATTTCAAACAAGATGATAGCTAGAGATTTTGATAAGTAATTCGAGGAAATATGAAAAAGTTTACGGTAATTGATCTATTCTCTGGTGCAGGCGGTATGAGTTACGGTTTTTTTAAACACGAAGCCTTCAAGATTATTGCTGCTGCTGATGCAGAACTAGGAAAGCCTAGCGCTGGAAACGGGAAACTACAGTGTAATACCACATATCAAAAAAATATTGGTATAAATCCTGTCAATTGCGATCTTTCAAAAATTGATCCAAAGAATCTTAAAAAAATTTTAAAGTTGAATAATAACGATAAGGTTAATATTTTATCTTGTTGTCCACCATGTACTGGGTTCAGTAGGGCAAATCCAAATAACCATCTTCAAGATGATAGAAGAAATAGCCTAGTTCGGCGTTCGGCAGAGTTTGCATCGGAACTATCTGCTGATATCGTTGTCATGGAGAATGCACGCGAGTTGATTAGGGGTAATTTCAAACATCACTATGAATGGTTTAGAGAATACCTTGAGTGTCATGGATATAATGTTTTCGGAAGAACATACATGCTTTCTCGATTTGGCCTTCCGCAAATTCGAGAGAGAGCTATTGTTATTGCTGCGAAGCAAAACCTTCCTCTCTATACTCTTGAGAGCTTGTGGGATGGTTGGGGGGTTGTTGATGAGGCGATAACTGTCCGCAAAGCTTTTAGTGCTATCTCGCCAAGTGCGGAAGGACAAAACCAGTACCCCAACTTTTCTTCTAGAATAGTTCGTAAAAGAATAGAAGCAATCCCTCTAGACGGCGGGTCATGGATGGATTTGATCAGTAGGCCTGACGCTGACGATCTCCTTACAGGATCTATGAAGAGGATCATCAAGTTAAACAAGTTTGGGTCATATCCCGATGTGTACGGGAGAATGGCGTTGAACAAGCCAGCTCCCACAATAAAGCGCGAATGCTCCCATATTGGGAACGGTCGGTACGCTCATCCTATTGAGCACCGCTTGTGCTCTGTAAGAGAGATGGCAATTCTTCAAGGTTTCCCTAATGATTTTCAATTTAATGGTGCATCAATTTCAAACTTATATAGACATATTGGTGATGCAGTCCCTCCCCTGGTTTCTTACCAACTAGCCAACCTGTGCCATTGGATGCTAACAGGTATCCAGCCATCCGTAGCAGACGCAATACTGCCAGAAACAAATCTTCAGCAATCAGATATTGTGCGTAAAAATCATCAGGACATAGTGTATGCCTAATATTAATATCCAAGCGACTGAAGCAGAGGAACGAAGAATTAACGAATTTATCTCCGCTTTGAGGACGCCGTGTTCTGCTATCATGCATCCAGAATCACCTTTTAATTCTCAAGAATTTGAAAGCGAATTCAGGTCAAAACTATTAACGCATCATTGCTTTATGGGATCTCCATTGTACATGGAAAGTTTTGACTCAGCATTTGTTGCAGCATGTAGGCGTGCTGGTTATACAGTTGAATTTGCGCCTGAAGGGCAAAGATTTTGGGATATAGAGCTTGGTAACCGAAGAATCAGTTTGAAGTCCAGCAAGGCTCAGAGCCTTCGCGAGAACAAGCTCCACATAAGTAAGCTCACAGAGGCTGCATGGATTCAAGATTGTAGGACAGCGTCTACAAGGCAAGAGCGAACATTTGAGTTATTTAATGAATATTGTAATGAGGTTGATTCAATTATTCAACTTAGGTATTTTAAAAGACAAAATAAATATGAACTCGTCGAATTTCCAGTAAGACTATTCAATCCGATATTGGAGCTTGATAGGTCTCATTTTTCAACAGATGGACCTACAATTAATATTCCAATTGGTGCTGATCCGCCAGATTTTACTCTAAAGATTGACCGCTCTGATGCAAAAATTACAATAGCTAATATCAACAAAGAGCGCTGTTTAGTACATGGAACGTGGCAACTCTAGCTTTTTAATTTTTATATTTCCATATTTGACGAACCTATTTCTTGACAAATAGAATTAATGAACGCTTATTTTTTGTCGTTAATTCTGGAAATGAGATTCTTAACAGTTGATGCATACCATATTCCACCTCTGGCTGTAGAAATGCATCTTCTGTTAAGTTCCTCAGCTATCCCTTTTAAGCTGGTGATTCCCCCGGCTTGAATATTTCTGACCACATCGACAAGCTTCCCCGCACGTTCATCTGCATTACGCTTCACCGCCTCCACCCCTAGCTCATTCCCGTACTGCCGTAGGTGAGCGGCTCCATTCGGACAGCCCAACTTCACGCCCCGTTCTTTGGCGGCGGCAAGAGCGGCCTTGGTCCTAGCCGAGATGGCCTTCCTTTCCTCCTGCGCTACAAGAGCCATGATGCCCACGGTAAGCTCGTTGGCTGTCGGCATGTCGGTGGCGATGAAGCGAACCCCGGCCTCCTGAAGGCCCAGCAGGAAGTGGGCATTGCGTGACAGGCGGTCCAGCTTCGCGATCACAAGCGTGGCTCCTGTGAGGCGGCAATGGGCCAGGGCCTTGTTCAACTCTGGCCTGTCGTTCTTCTTGCCGCTCTCAACCTCTACGTATTCAGTCAACAGGGTCCAGTTCCCGCCGTTTAGGTAGCCGGTGACAGCCTTCCTCTGTGCCTCAAGACCAAGCCCTGACAGTCCCTGTTTGGCGGTGGATACCCGCAGATATGAGATGAACCTCCCTTCAGCCATGTCCTTTTCTCCTGATTACAAATCTCGCTTACGTTCGTTAGGAGGTTTTGTAAGAGAGAATGAAGGGACAGTCAAGTGTCAGGGGAGGGGTTGTCATAATGACAATACCTGGGCCGAGGAAGACAGGAAAGGAGAGTTCCACAGCGATGGCCCGGCCCGTCTTGGGCAGGTTCCTCCTGCCGTCGGAACAATGGGTGTGATCGCTTTTGGTCATGAGGATGAATAGGCCCTTGCCAACCATACGCCGACCCTGCCACGGGGGACACTTGATCATCTCTCTACGATATATGGGCTTTCAGATTTTTTGATCAAAACCCTCCGGGTGGAGGATCTGCATGGTCATTTCCACCACGCAGGTCTTGCCATCACGGGCAGTTGTTAAGATTTCCTTAATAACTGACGCGAGTACCGGGTCGGCTTTGATCTGGGAGCCATCAGGAAGCATCGTAGCGATTTCCGCTACGGTGGTCTTCTTGTCACCATCAGCGGAAGGTATGTCGATTATCGACACCCCTTGGAAAGTACAGCGGCCTCCATGATCTTGGCGAACTTCCATTTCGATAATCGCAACGGAACTCGATGGGCATCATGGTGTAGCTGCGGCTATGAATGGAGCCGGGTAGCTGCGTTTCGATTTCCACAACGCAGGTCTTGCCATCACGAGCAGTCGTTCGGATTAACCAAACAACGGAACCATGCGTCCAACGCACGGAAGCCTTCGGCACGGTAGAGGTTCAGCTTGGCCTGGAGTTCAGGGGCAACCTTCTTGATGGTGAAGAGCCACTCAGAAAGGAACTCGATGGGGAGCATGACGGTCTTGTAGTTCTTGCCGTCACGGGCAGTTGTAGCGATTTCCGCTACGACTGACGCAAGCACCCGATCTTCCTTGATCTTCACAAGCTGGGCTTGCCAAGTGATACCCAAGGCATCACAGACATGGCGGGGCGAGAAGTAGCACTTGTTGTCCTGGGTGATGGTAGCCAGGATGTTCCCGGCGCCACGGGTGGCTGGAGGTCAAAGGTGCGAAATCAGCACCTTTAAGTAATTCTAGGCTGTTACGATGGGCTGGAGGTCAAAAGTATCGAGTCGATACCTTTGTGTAATTCCAGATAATTACCGACGAGGCGGCCTCCCCGGCGAAGCCCATAGCCAGCAGGGTGAATCCGTCATGGTCAATGAGGTACATACGGTACTGCTGGCCGTTCTGTGGATGGGTGTAGGAGGTCTGCCGAAAATTCGGCAGTCCTTTGTCGATCAGCTTGCGAATGTCATTCATGTCATGCTTGTGTTCCTTCACGAAAGTCTTGGCTTCCATCCGGTTGAACTCTGCGATGTATCGCTCCTTGAACTCGGCGGCTCTCGCCCCGGTGAATCCCATAGCCAGGAAGGTGAACCCATCACGGGTCATCAGGTACATGGGGGACATGCGCTTGACGGGACCAGCCTGAATCTCAATTTCCGTCAGCGCAAAATTGCGCCCACGAAAATCTTCAGAGCAATCAAGGTTTTGAATGGCCTTGAGTACATCCTTGTGCATCTTCCCGAAAACCTCGGCCACCTTGAGGGAGGTGGTCATGGGTAATTTCGGCCAGTCGCATCGGTATATTCACTGACGTTAAAATTGACGCCAGCTTGGACCTCGGTCTCCGTAAGCTGAAAATTCAGCTTTCTAAATTCTTCAGAGCAATCAAGGTCTTCCTGTGATCAGTGTGGCCTATTCCTCTTTCATCCCAGGATGTTACCGCTTGTATCCGCCAAAACGAGCCTCATATTTCGCTTCTAGGGCCTGTCTGGAGAGTTTGGAATGTTTCGATATGACTTGAAGCTAGAGGCGCTCCTATGGCCATTTACGGGTCAAATAGGGGTATGTCTCTGCTGGGCTAGGAATGGCTTGGGTTAGCGACTGCCTCGGTAGGAGCCTCTGTGAGGGGACGGAATGATGTTCATCAATGATTAATGGGACATCGAATCTCTATACCAGGAAATATGGCTCGATGGCCGATATGGGATGCCTGACTTATTATGCACGGTCAAGCATAATACGAAAAAAGGGGAGGCCATATGAGCACCCCGTGGTGAGTGTGGTGTTCACATGACCTCCCCCATGACGGAAGGCAAGGTGATTAGACGTACAGGCTCCCATTGTTCAGTGCTTCTTTAACGCCATGGCTGACAAGCTGTCTGACGAAGGAGGGAGGAAGATCGAACTTCACTGCCGTCTTGATGATGGCCTCTTGCTTTGAGGCTTCCCGCTTGTGCTTCGAGATGCCGGGATAGTAATTATGTTCAGTCAGTAGATCATAATATCTCAAGGCGGGTAAGGCGTTCTCCCTGATCGTTTTGTGGAGACTAGAGACTAGGCCTTCTGGAAGTTCTTCCTGTCCCTTCAAGTACCCGCCGTGTTTGCGGATGGAGGGGAGGACTTCACTGGTCACCCACTTCTTGAACCGCTTGGCTTCCGCTTTGCGGGACCGGAGGATCAGGGAGTAGAGGCCAGACTCGTTGATGATGGTGACGTTTCCATTCGGATTGGCGGTCAAGCTCGGATTATTGATCAGAGCTTTCTCATCCTCATCGAGATACTTGGTAGCATCACTGGGATTGGCGAACCCAAGGACATCACAGACATCCTTGGCGATGAACCAGGGGTCACCGTTCTGGTCGGTGACACGTACGTTGAGAGTCCGGCCAGTGGTCAAAGAGAACTGGAAGGTGGTGATGATGTTGTTCATGGTGTGTGTAGTCTTCCTATCGGTAAAGCCCGTGTGAAGCCCCATCCATGTCAGCCACCAGCCCCCACTACACGGGGGAACTGACATGGCAACACACGGGCTTTACGGATATGGCTGGTTAATGGGGCAAGGCCTTGGGGAGGCCCATTTACTTTGACACGAGGTAGGGGGGGGAGAACATGAGGAGGGCATATGTCAAACATGAGATCTATGTGTGCTCATGTAGTAGGGGAGGGTGACCTCATAGGTATGATATGGGCCGACCTCATATTTGTACTAGGGCTTGGTGATGATCATCGTTGATCATAGACCATCATGGAGGAGTTCGGCCCTATAGGTGAAATAAGAGGCTTCACCAACGGAGCGCATGAAGATAAAGCAAGAAGTGGTGAGCTTGAAGCCTGTAGTGTTCATAGGCTTCTTTGGCTAGACACTCTTGGGATAGTGAGTAGATTCTTCCATGTTAGTGGTCATCAATCATGGATCATCATTGAGGAGGTCGTCCCTATTGGTTCAACTACAGGAGTAGATAAAGGCTCTCCATATGATTCAACCAGAAGATGACTTACAGGGAGACATATGGTACATCTTTAGTTCAACCTGTAGGTTCACTTATTGTTCTTATAGCTTATTAAGAAAGACTATTAAACAAGATCACTTATAGTCAAAGCATTAAGATCACCTATGGTTATCTATTAGTATTAGCTA is a genomic window of Desulfomicrobium baculatum DSM 4028 containing:
- a CDS encoding very short patch repair endonuclease produces the protein MTDILSQAERSVLMSKVKSTNTKPERILRSGLHRLGFRYRLNYKALPGKPDLVFPKYKAVIFVHGCYWHRHVGCKHASTPNTNVDFWNLKFSENINRDKFVESELMKMGWRFLIVWECELKKKKIETIINAVLWLDSNVVSLTDAESIIKEINV
- a CDS encoding phage antirepressor N-terminal domain-containing protein; this encodes MLATITQDNKCYFSPRHVCDALGITWQAQLVKIKEDRVLASVVAEIATTARDGKNYKTVMLPIEFLSEWLFTIKKVAPELQAKLNLYRAEGFRALDAWFRCLVNPNDCS
- a CDS encoding Rha family transcriptional regulator, whose protein sequence is MTTSLKVAEVFGKMHKDVLKAIQNLDCSEDFRGRNFALTEIEIQAGPVKRMSPMYLMTRDGFTFLAMGFTGARAAEFKERYIAEFNRMEAKTFVKEHKHDMNDIRKLIDKGLPNFRQTSYTHPQNGQQYRMYLIDHDGFTLLAMGFAGEAASSVIIWNYTKVSTRYF
- a CDS encoding DNA cytosine methyltransferase, which translates into the protein MKKFTVIDLFSGAGGMSYGFFKHEAFKIIAAADAELGKPSAGNGKLQCNTTYQKNIGINPVNCDLSKIDPKNLKKILKLNNNDKVNILSCCPPCTGFSRANPNNHLQDDRRNSLVRRSAEFASELSADIVVMENARELIRGNFKHHYEWFREYLECHGYNVFGRTYMLSRFGLPQIRERAIVIAAKQNLPLYTLESLWDGWGVVDEAITVRKAFSAISPSAEGQNQYPNFSSRIVRKRIEAIPLDGGSWMDLISRPDADDLLTGSMKRIIKLNKFGSYPDVYGRMALNKPAPTIKRECSHIGNGRYAHPIEHRLCSVREMAILQGFPNDFQFNGASISNLYRHIGDAVPPLVSYQLANLCHWMLTGIQPSVADAILPETNLQQSDIVRKNHQDIVYA
- a CDS encoding BRO-N domain-containing protein yields the protein MNNIITTFQFSLTTGRTLNVRVTDQNGDPWFIAKDVCDVLGFANPSDATKYLDEDEKALINNPSLTANPNGNVTIINESGLYSLILRSRKAEAKRFKKWVTSEVLPSIRKHGGYLKGQEELPEGLVSSLHKTIRENALPALRYYDLLTEHNYYPGISKHKREASKQEAIIKTAVKFDLPPSFVRQLVSHGVKEALNNGSLYV
- a CDS encoding DUF6538 domain-containing protein yields the protein MRALSLCNHLQRRGSSGNYYFRVRIPSDILEVYAPKKEIVFSLKTKDPKEAKARCRVEAVRIDQEFDEHRRRLELERQQQEQLAQAQGVGVASSPAAPLTDLDSIPDYELDRLAVLYLHEVLAHDEQERTAGSSEARKEWEENQEFLRQLHEQKGMPFTPESFPTHGVGLSPSTIQRKRERARLFLQAGGSYLASGDISIIHDRALAFLAAHDLKVEDQVGSLAFRRLCLSLIQKEMDAQEAILKRLDGQWIPTPPASQSVAYSGSQSATAGLVIGAPVVLQVNGQGQIVQAQTQEASMIPSEDNPCLSTIWESYLKERKPAPSTIKNFEGAVRRFIELVGDLPVKAVTKSHFRQYKDALLKFPVRLPHSVRKKSIQQVVAFVEKERQKGTAFELLNSKTINNKYLGALKAILAHAVDNGFIDDNPANQIRVTHDADKHGDNEPATLPYTEEELNVLFSSSFFVPGQECKFKKRMKRDAVLDYRWLPIVALFTGARLEEIGQLDVADVMEEDGVKFLFIHADQSTERRLKNKSSRRKVPIHPRLVELGFLEFVKLRSKQGAIKLFSTLKEMGGARKDKRTDAFSKWWRRYTEAIGVKTGKQKTFHSFRHTSKRALRNAGVDPSLTDAIHGHTNKSISAHYGRDKDGMGYALPVLLEAISRATMDRVIIHNPEGN
- a CDS encoding recombinase family protein, with the protein product MAEGRFISYLRVSTAKQGLSGLGLEAQRKAVTGYLNGGNWTLLTEYVEVESGKKNDRPELNKALAHCRLTGATLVIAKLDRLSRNAHFLLGLQEAGVRFIATDMPTANELTVGIMALVAQEERKAISARTKAALAAAKERGVKLGCPNGAAHLRQYGNELGVEAVKRNADERAGKLVDVVRNIQAGGITSLKGIAEELNRRCISTARGGIWYASTVKNLISRINDKK